The following nucleotide sequence is from Labeo rohita strain BAU-BD-2019 chromosome 3, IGBB_LRoh.1.0, whole genome shotgun sequence.
CATTTGGTACACACATGCAAATTTTGATCAGTGATGCACTAAAAGTCATATTGTGATTTTCTCTAGCTCAACAAGTTTAGAGTTAAAACTAACTAACACACCTAAATAATCAATCATAGTCTTCGGGCACATTTgagtatatttaattaaaaggaAATAACCGGCAAGTGCCGTTTTGAAGGTGGATCTCCGGAATACCTGAAAATTACTGACTCTGTTTACGGAAAGCAGATATCGAGATATCAGCCCTGCTTCAGTCCAAGTTAGTTTTGGCTCATTAAAGCTACTCGTGTTGTTGCGCTGATAAGTACTAAGTGAAAAGCCAATTTTCAGATTGGATTAACGTCATTTGAACTGAATTCATGACATATGTTTTGCAGGATTACATGATTGTATGGGCGGGTGACTGATATAAATAAACGCGACCTAACTAACAAGTAATTAGTGCTATCGCAGCAATAAAGTATCAACTGATCATGGTAGAGTGGACTGACGCCGAGCGCAAGGCCATTAAAGCCGTGTGGGGAAAAATAAATGTGGATGTGACTGGGGCCCAGGCTTTGGCAAGGTGAGTGTGGCCAATCTGTTAACTTGAATGCAATTTGTTGGCTTCTTTTACATTTACACGAGCTCCTCTACAGATGTCTCATCGTGTACCCTTGGACTCAACGCTACTTTGGCTCCTTTGGGTCCCTGAGTGACCCAGCATCCATTTTGGGTAACAAAAAAGTGGCTGCTCACGGCAAAGTTGTACTGAACGGACTCGGAAAAGCGGTCCAGAACATGGATAATATCAAGAGCACCTATGCGCCCCTGAGCGTGTTGCACTCCGAAAAGCTTCACGTGGATCCGGACAACTTCAGGGTGGGTCTTCGCTTTTGAGTTTGAATCTGAGTAGGGAAGGAGGCGGGGTTAAATAACTCGCGTGGCCTTTTTCAAAATTCACAAGCCACTTTTTAAGTGTGCTTTTGGAATTGCATTCTACAATGCAGTATGTAGTATACACTCTGTAGTATGCAATGGTACTTATAACTCAGTCATGCATTACAGTACATTCattccctttaaaaaataatcattattataaaaaaagttctttactGGCATatatggttcttttaagaacctttaacatcagTGGAATCTTTCTATTACGCAAAAAGTTCTTTGTAGTGAAAAAGATTCTTcagattaatttaatgtttgtgGTACTAAACGAaagtgtaaaaactttttacataaAAGTTCTTTTAAGaatttcaaaatggttcttataTTGCTATCGTTtagaacgtttttttttttttttgagtgtatatgAAATCCTGATCACCTTGTAACTTTCTCTTCAAAGCTCCTTGGTGACTGCCTGACCATTGTTGTGGCTTCCCAGCTTGGTCGCGCCTTCACTCCGGACATTCAAGCAGCATGGCAGAAGTTTCTGGCAGTTGCAGTCTCTGCACTTGGAAAGCAGTACCATTAACTGAACATCTGATTTTGAAAAGCCGCACAGAATTATGTATGTGCATcttccaattaaaaaaaaacctaaacaattCTGATTAGTGTTGTTctgttattaatgttaatgcatAGGCtaatatgcaaaaaatatacactaaatTTGCATGCAATTTTGTTGTTCTCATTCTTAGTTGTCTATGCATATTATTGATAATAGGCATCCGGTTTTGACATGAACACTTTGCGTTTGGAAGCCTATCTTACAAAGATAGATATTTCACTATTAGCCACATCCTGCTGGTTTCAGCACTGGACAGCGCCACACACAACCTGTCCGATACTATATCAGGCACTCTCAGCTGCTgccataataataaacagagccAGAAAATACCCAAAGCTGGCTTAACGCTTAAACGATACTTATGTTTTGTGAAGAGCTTGAAGGTAAAACcgcatattttaaattttcattaagTTCCCAAACAGCTTGACCATGTTTATAGCTATAGATCACACTCAAtcattaaacacattttctaGAATGAAAGGCAAACgcagatttttatattttggatatttcaataaaatataaataaataaataaacgtcaTTTATACGTTATGTTTGTATAATCAcaagtaacaaaacaaaacaaacaaacaaacaaatattttacctGACGTTTACCTGCCGTTCGGAGGAAATATGACGGATGGTCGGTTCCAGAGATGTCTTGCGCGTAGTTAAAAGTCAGTGGCTGATGCAGAGAGGTGCTATGTCAGGCATTATGAATGGTTAACCAGATAAGAAAGCTTGAATCTCTTACAGTCTTGGCACCGTTGTCTGTATATCTAATTTTCCCCACCCTTCCTGAAAACTAAAAAGGCAACAAGACGTCATAATGATAAGATCTCGACTCAAAAGCTACACGTGATgcgtttatttattgtttgtgagTACTTTATTGTGTGTATTGTATGCTTCGTAGTATACCTGTAATGTACACATAACGGTTCATTCGTAATACCTCATCATGAACTATTAATAGCTGTTTATTTGCTATTTAAAGAACAAATCAAagtattgataaaaaaaaaaaaaactaccgtCTGTAAGGGTTAATGCAGGGTTCGTATGGTAATTTTCATTACTTTGGCCAGCAATAAAACGGAGTAATAAGACTTAAAACGCATGTATAGgcatatttattattcaaaCTCTAGAGACAGAACAATGACAGAGAGCCATCCAAGGAATTTTCATTGCTACTCGTGAAGTAtaacatacaaataaacaaataaatacataaataacggTGTGCcattataaacaacatattctaCTTTTAGGCATGTTTTGAGCTTTTGTCAAGAAAACAAATAGTCTACTCAAATAACTTAAATAAGAACTATAAGATGATTTTGTACGCGAATTTAAAAACATCTCATGTGTTTCGGGCGACATTAAATGAATGGACACTGGCCAATAGTGAGGAGAAACACACTATAGTTTGTACATTTTAGTAATACTTTCAGCATGCATTTGTCAAGGAGCTGGTTCTTAAAAACGATTTACGTGTCAGGCAGTATTTACAGAATAACTTTTAGTAAAACACAACCAACTTCTGAAACAGTAACGTTTATTTAATTCCCAAGTTTAAGATGCTGAATAATCAATATGAAGATATTCTGTTTATAACCAACCTACTTaattatatgaagagttcagatgcaaaaccagctaaatccatctgacatctttctttaaaaaaatgcatttttatcagtctCAGacgtataggtttctatgtaggtaccggtacttctgattgggctaaGGCTGGTATTtcagcgagtttgaagaaaaagtttttgatttACTTATAATATGTGTTATGTTATGTTTAgctgcttttgcatctgaactcatATATTACTATAGCCTACagtttgatttaacttaaattactgttacatttttaattttttaattcgAAAATTTCTGTTAAATGATCTTAAATGTAAGCAAGATCgtatattaaaacagtaaaaaaaaaagttattatataAACCAGTGGTTGTGTGAAGCACAAAGGTTACAAAGGTTTAGAGGAAATAAGTTCATATTACTCAGAAATATTGGGTTATATAGAcctatgtttgtattttattttagtttattttgtttgttttattattatttttttttttttttgttttgtttttgattgatTAGTTCATTTATTCAAATACTTGAGTTAACTCGTTGGGTCTAACCAGTTTTATTAGTTATGGTACCAACTAAGTGAGTACATCATAGTTGAATTTGGCAAATTATATCCTTGAGTACATGTACCAACCCTACTCTACATATCAGATCTGtggtgtgtttctgtgtgtaaacaaaataagacaaaagagataacttgattttatacatttagtttattattttcatcCTCATTAAGGCGAATACAGTGTCGCATCGGAGATGAATACAGCGTCGACTTTATCGGTACTTCTCGGACAGGGCCAGGCTGACTTGAGCGAGGAACTTGTCCACAGAAACATGCACCTCAGCAGTGAAGTCGTCAGGAAACATCATTGAGAGCACAACGAGGAGATTGTGATTGATGATCTGTCGAATAAAAAAAATCGGTTGTTAATATAGACAGTATTTAATTGAAATGAGATCCTCAGACAAATGTTCTCAGCAAAACCTACCTTAAAGTTGGCGGGGTCCACGCGAAGCATGAAGGCGTGAAGCTCGCTGAGGCTGAGCAGACCGCCCTTAAGATCATCCATCAGCTCGACGGCATTGAGGACACCGTTCATTACGGTCAGGCCATGTTTTTTCACCTGAGGTGAGCCGGGGTTCAGGTCTGCCCAGTGGGAGAAGTAAGTCTTCGTCTGGGGGTACACGAACAGAGTCCTGAAACGATTCAAAACAAAAGAGATATAATAGCAGCACATGTCAAACATGTCCGTTCATCTATGCAGAAACTGCAGTTCAAATTACCTGGCCAGAGCCTCGCTGCCAATGTCCTCCGCCTTAGAAGCAACCTTGCCGAAGAAGGTCTTCACCGCCAACTTGTCCTTTGCAGAAAGACTCATGGTGACTAGATTAGTTGTTGGACAGGCTGCCAAAAAATCAACGTAGCTGTGGTTTTTT
It contains:
- the LOC127162979 gene encoding hemoglobin subunit beta-1-like, translating into MVEWTDAERKAIKAVWGKINVDVTGAQALARCLIVYPWTQRYFGSFGSLSDPASILGNKKVAAHGKVVLNGLGKAVQNMDNIKSTYAPLSVLHSEKLHVDPDNFRLLGDCLTIVVASQLGRAFTPDIQAAWQKFLAVAVSALGKQYH
- the hbae3 gene encoding hemoglobin alpha embryonic-3, translated to MSLSAKDKLAVKTFFGKVASKAEDIGSEALARTLFVYPQTKTYFSHWADLNPGSPQVKKHGLTVMNGVLNAVELMDDLKGGLLSLSELHAFMLRVDPANFKIINHNLLVVLSMMFPDDFTAEVHVSVDKFLAQVSLALSEKYR